The DNA segment acctttccttattaaaccttatctagagaccgctgacaccaacctgggtatgttattaaaccttatctagagactactgacaccaacctgggtatgttattaaaccttatctagagactgctgacaccagcctgggtatgttattaaaccttattaaaccttacctagagaccgctgacaccagcctgggtatgttattaaacctttccttattaaaccttatctagagaccgctgacaccaacctgggtatgttattaaaccttatctagagactactgacaccaacctgggtatgttattaaaccttacctagagactactgacaccagcctgggtatgttattaaacctgattaaaccttatctagagaccgctgacaccaacctgggtatgttattaaaccttacctagagactactgacaccagcctgggtatgttattaaaccttatctagagactactgacaccaacctgggtatgttattaaaccttacctagagaccgctgacaccagcctgggtatgttattaaaccttattaaaccttacctagagactgctgacaccagcctgggtatgttattaaaccttacctagagactgctgacaccagcctgggtatgttattaaaccttatctagagactactgacaccagcctgggaatgttattaaaccttatctagagactgctgacaccagcctgggtatgttattaaaccttatctagagactactgacaccaacctgggtatgttattaaaccttatctagagactactgacaccagcctgggtatgttattaaaccttatctagagactactgacaccaacctgggtatgttattaaaccttatctagagactgctgacaccagcctgggtatgttattaaaccttattaaaccttacctagagactgctgacaccagcctgggtatgttattaaaccttatctagagactgctgacaccagcctgggtatgttattaaaccttattaaaccttacctagagaccgctgacaccagcctgggtatgttattaaaccttattaaaccttacctagagactactgacaccaacctgggtatgttattaaaccttatctagagaccgctgacaccagcctgggtatgttattaaaccttatctagagactgctgacaccagcctgggtatgttattaaaccttattaaaccttatctagagactactgacaccaacctgggtatgttattaaaccttatctagagactactgacaccagcctgggtatgttattaaacctgattaaaccttacctagagactgctgacaccagcctgggtatgttattaaaccttatctagagaccgctgacaccaacctgggtatgttattaaaccttattaaaccttatctagagactgctgacaccaacctgggtatgttattaaaccttatctagagactactgacaccaacctgggtatgttattaaacctgattaaaccttacctagagaccgctgacaccaacctgggtatgttattaaaccttacctagagaccgctgacaccaacctgggtatgttattaaacctgattaaaccttatctagagactgctgacaccagcctgggtatgttattaaaccttattaaaccttacctagagaccgctgacaccaacctgggtatgttattaaaccttattaaaccttatctagagactgctgacaccagcctgggtatgttattaaaccttacctagagaccgctgacaccagcctgggtatgttattaaaccttacctagagactgctgacaccagcctgggtatgttattaaaccttatctagagactactgacaccaacctgggtatgttattaaaccttacctagagactactgacaccagcctgggtatgttattaaaccttatctagagactactgacaccaacctgggtatgttattaaaccttatctagagactactgacaccagcctgggtatgttattaaaccttacctagagaccgctgacaccaacctgggtatgttattaaaccttatctagagactactgacaccagcctgggtatgttattaaaccttattaaaccttacctagagaccgctgacaccagcctgggtatgttattaaacctttccttattaaaccttattaattTTTTCcctattaaaccttatctagagacctAGACTGTACTCAGTGGTGTGAAAGATACCAACCTCAGTATGTTATTAAAATATAGAACTTTAATTTACTAAgtcttattaaaccttactgcattaaaccGTATTAAACCTTAccgtattaaaccttactgcattaatccttactaaaccttactgcattaagccttattaaaccgtattaaaccttactgcattaaaccttattaaaccgtATTAAACCTTAccgcattaagccttattaaaccgtATTAAACcgtattaaaccttattaaaccttactgcattaagccttattaaaccttattaaaccttactgcattaagccttattaaaccttaccgcattaagccttattaaaccttaccgcattaagccttattaaaccttactgcattaagccttattaaaccttactgcattaagccttattaaaccttactgcattaagccttattaaaccttaccgcattaagccttattaaaccttattaaaccttactgcattaagccttattaaaccttattaaaccttactgcattaagccttattaaaccttattaaaccttactgcattaagccttattaaaccttactgcattaagccttattaaaccttactgcattaagccttattaaaccttactgcattaaaccgtattaaaccttattaaaccttattaaaccttactgcattaaaccgtattaaaccttattaaaccttactgcattaagccttattaaaccttattaaaccttactgcattaagccttattaaaccttactgcattaagccttattaaaccttactgcattaagccttattaaaccttactaaaccttactgcattaagccttattaaaccttattaaaccttactgcattaagccttattaaaccttattaaaccttactgcattaagccttattaaaccttattaaaccttactgcattaagccttattaaaccttattaaaccttactgcattaaaccGTATTAAACCTTACCGCATTAAAccgtattaaaccttactgcattaagccttattaaaccttactgcattaaaccgtattaaaccttactgcattaagccttattaaaccttactgcattactgccttattaaaccttactgcattaaaccgtattaaaccttactgcattaaaccgtattaaaccttactgtattaaaccttattaaaccttactgcattaaaccgtattaaaccttactgcattaagccttattaaaccttattaaaccttactgcattaagccttattaaaccatATTAAACCTTaaactgcattaagccttattaaaccttattaaaccttactgcattaagccttattaaaccttactgcattaagccttattaaaccttactgcattaagccttattaaaccttactgcattaagccttattaaaccttattaaaccttactgcattaagccttattaagccttattaaaccttactgcattaagccttattaaaccttactgcattaaaccttattaaaccgtattaaaccttactgcattaagccttattaaaccgtattaaaccttactgcattaaaccttattaaaccttattaaaccttactgcattaaaccttattaaaccttactgcattaagccttattaaaccttactgcattaaaccGTATTAAACCTtactaaaccttactgcattaagccttattaaaccttattaaaccttactgcattaagccttattaaaccttactaaaccttactgcattaagccttattaaaccttattaaaccttactgcattaagccttattaaaccttactaaaccttactgcattaagccttattaaaccttactgcattaagccttattaaaccttactaaaccttactgcattaagccttattaaaccttattaaaccttactgcattaagccttattaaaccttattaaaccttactgcattaaaccttattaaaccttattaaaccttactgcattaaaccttattaaaccttactgcattaagccttattaaaccttattaaaccttacttaCCTCCAGGTAACATCCTGGTCCAGCCCTCATCAAtaacacccccctctctctctctctctcctccaggtaaCATCCTGTTGAACATCATGGTCCAGCCCTCCATACTCTGTTCCAGGATGGGAAAGAACAACGTGATGGTGATGTGTGTTCCTAACCCTGTCGTGGACCACAACAACCCTACCAACCCTGTCGCCATGCTCATCAGGGTCAAAACAGCAGAGGACGCTGATGAACTACACAACATACTGGAGGAGAAGAAAGCTTAGAGGACGAGCCCCCTGGAGGGGTACAGGCTGGCCCCACTCCTCCCTTCTGCCTATCAACtaaccccagggccagtcctgtacccctagccaccccaggtccagtcctgtacccctccaccccagggccagtcctgtacccccctccaccccagggccagtcctgtacccccctccaccccagggccagtcctgtacccctccaccccagggccagtcctgtacccctccaccccaggtccagtcctgggccagtcctgtaccccctccaccccagggccagtcctgtaccccccaccaccccaggtccagtcctgtacccctccaccccagggccagtcctgtaccccctccaccccagggccagtcctgtaccccccctccaccccagggccagtcctgtacccctccaccccagggccagtcctgtaccccctccaccccagggccagtcctgtaccccctccaccccagggccagtcctgtaccccctccaccccagggccagtcctgtacccctccaccccagggccagtcctgtaccccccaccccagggccagtctaccccagggccagtcctgtacccctccaccccagggccagtcctgtaccccctccaccccagggccagtcctgtacccccctccaccccagggccagtccaccccagggccagtcctgtaccccctccaccccagggccagtcctgtacccctccaccccagggccagtcctgtaccccctccaccccagggccagtcctgtaccccctccaccccagggccagtcctgtaccccctccaccccagggccagtcctgtacccccctccaccccagggccagtcctgtaccccctagccaccccagggccagtcctgtacccctctccaccccaggggccagtcctgtacccctagccaccccagggccagtcctgtaccccctagccagtcctgtaccccccctccaccccagggccagtcctgtacccctccaccccagggccagtcctgtaccccctccacccc comes from the Oncorhynchus masou masou isolate Uvic2021 unplaced genomic scaffold, UVic_Omas_1.1 unplaced_scaffold_1418, whole genome shotgun sequence genome and includes:
- the LOC135530789 gene encoding nuclear pore complex protein Nup50-like, which codes for ENGEESDEPPKVEVQEIKETDAFYSKKCKLFYKKETEFKEKGVGTLHLKTTSDGKTQLLVRADTNLGNILLNIMVQPSILCSRMGKNNVMVMCVPNPVVDHNNPTNPVAMLIRVKTAEDADELHNILEEKKA